The window GGCCAAACTTCGTCAGAAGTTTCTTTCCGATCTGGTGCTGTGGCGTCCCCGCAATAAGCGGTCAGGGATCTACGATCACACCTTAAAGTCCTACGAGGTTCGTGACGGTTCCCGGGCTGACCGGAAAGATACCGATTCAGAGGGGGAGGTGTAGGCAGGACACACCCCAACCAAAAGGGTGGCGACCTACCGCCGACCGGCGGAGGGAGATTGGAATAAAAAATAAAAAGACATCTTGCCCACGATGGAGAGAGATGTCTTTTTATTAACAGTTATTAACAGAAGGAGGAGAGAGAATGAAAAAAGTTTTGTCCTTCTCCCAAGAACAAAAGTCTCTCATTTGGAAACGGTTTGTTCAGCCAGAAGGAGGAACGGAAGACGAAGCCAAGCATTTCATCGAAGTATGTGAGATGTTTGGTTTGAATCCGCTTTTGAACGACATCGTGTTTCAGCGATATGAAACACGACAAGGTCCACGAACGAATTTCATCACAACCCGTGATGGGTTAATCCGGATTGCATCGATGCACCCCGATTATGTGGGTGCGCCTGTGTCCAACGTTGTCCGGGAGGGAGACGAATTTGAATTTCTCCCTTCCGAAGGAAACGTCAAGCACAAGTTCGGGAAAAAAAGAGGGGGAATTATCGGGGCCTACGCGATTTTAAAACACCGTCGCTTTCACCCCGTCTCCGTATTCGTTGACTTTGAAGAATACTTCAAAGCCAACGCACGTTCCCAGGGAGGGCCTTCTCCGATCTGGGACAAGATGCCCTCAGCCATGATTCAAAAAGTTGCGGAGGTGTTTGTCCTGCGGCGCCAGTTCCCGCTCGGCGGCTTATACACTGTCGAGGAAATGGGGCTGGACGACATCGGGAATGGGGACCGCGGTATCGAATCAATCACGCCCATGCCCTCTCAATCCGTTTTTCAGCCGGAGAATGAACGGGAAAAGATGGAAACGAAGCGAGAATATGATAAACCAAGTTCTAAAGATTCCAAACAAAAGAAGCAACAAGAAGAGGCAGAGACAGAGACAGAGGAAGAGCAAGCAACACTTTCCGATGAAACGTCTTCTGTAACGTCTAACGAACAATCCAGAAAGTATGTATTGGTGAAACGGGAATCTGGCATATCTCCTTCCGGGATCCCCTTTACCAAAGTACAAGTAAAAGATGCCAGCAACGACGAAACGTTGCTGGTATTGGCGAAAGGGGAGGAAGGTGTCCAGCTGGCCGAACAAATTCCGGAAGACCAGCCGTTTCACATGGAGGTTCGCGAGGAAAACGGATTCAAGTTTTTGGAATCCGTTAACGGCCATAAAGCAATTGCAGGTGTCGCGTAATGATTACTGCGACGTTTACGGACGGGGTGGTGCTTATTTGCGTCATCCCGTCCAAATCCAAAACCGGCGTCTACCTAGTCAAGGTAGAGCCGAACGGCGACGAGCTTACTGTCATCCACCGTTGTCCAGCCCATCGTTTCCACACTATGTGTTCGCACGTGGAAAAAGCAGTGGCGTGTTACAAGCAATGGCGGTGGTGGGAAAGACCAAAGACGGTGCGGATAGAAAGCCGTGCAGTAATCCTCCAACCGGAATGGGAACAGATCCCGGTTCCCGGGAGTGTACAGGACACCGCCTTGCACGTTCTGAAGGGTGATGCCCATGCTTCCTGAGATTCTCCCCGTTGCCGAACGTCACGGATTGAAATTCGATCCGAAAACGCTCGGCAAGAAGGAGGCACGCGCAAAGTGCCCTTTCTGCAGGGCCGACTCCGCACCCGGCAAGGAGAGAAAGTTTTATCTTTCCCTGAACACCCAAGATCAAGTGTTCAAATGTTGGTTTTGCGGCGAATCCGGCGGCGTCTTCCGGTTCATCTCGTTGCTGGAAGGAATCCCGGAAAGCGACGTGATGGAGCGGTACCGGGAGCAGAAGGGCAAGGGATACAAGCCACACCCGGCAGAGCGTTTGTCTCTTCATCAGTACCGACTGATGGGGTACAAACAAAAGCCGGACTTTCTCGGTTTGCGAAAATGCGATTTACGCATTTATAAGCGCAAAAGAGACGAGTGTTGGCAGGATTGGCGGGACTTTGTCGCCGGGGAAAGACGATCGGCGTTTCAGACGCTGATCGTTGGTATCCACGGCATCAACTTTCAAGAGGCCGTTCAAAAGATCCGGGAGAGGGAGAAAGAGATCGGAGCAGAGTTGTTGAAACCCGTTCTGAACATCTACTCACTCTCCGAACGACCTGAATGGACGGAACAGGCGGAAGCCTTTGCGCTTCATGTCTGTGATCCTGAAAAATATCCGTTCCCTTCAACGGATCAGCAAATGAAGGGCGCTTGCAGAGCGGAAAGGAGTCCAAAATGATGAATCGCGTGACACTTGTTGGCCGGCTCACGAATGATCCGGAGTTGCGATACACCCCGAACGGTGTGGGCGTGTGTACGTTCACCTTGGCTGTCAACCGTCCGTTCACGAACCAGAACGGGGATCGTGAGGCGGATTTCATACGGGTGGTCGTTTGGAGAAAGGCGGCGGAAAGTACTGCCGAGTACCTGAAGAAAGGCAATTTGGCAGGGGTAGATGGGCGTCTTCAAACCCGGTCCTACGAGAAGAACGGCCAGCGCTTCTTCATCACAGAAGTGGTGGCGTCTTCCGTTCAGTTCCTGGAACCGAAAGGGAGCCGGAACCGTTCGCAACAGCAGTCGAAGTCGAATCAGAGAGACCCGTTCGCAGACGAAGGGGAACCTATTGAAATCCCCGATTCGGACCTGCCATTCTAGGCGGGAAGAATGATGATTTACTCCTTCTCCCGCCTGAGTCTTTACGAGACTTGCCCCCTCCGCTTTCGATTGAAATATATCGAAGGCCGGGAAGAGCCGGTGACGAAAGCGCTGGCGTTGGGGAAGGCGGTCCATAAAGGCATAGAGCGGGTCATTTCGGGGGACCGACATGAAGAAGCTGTTTTAAAGGGTTGGGCGGAGGCCGATTTCCACCCTGAGGTTTCCTTCGACGAAATCTCGGAACTGGTGGAAAAGGCCCCGATCTGCCCGCACATGGGGGAAACGGAGGTTTACTTCCGGCTCCCCCTTTCCGATTCGCCTACAGCCCCGGAGATCCAGGGGTACATCGACTTGGTTTCTGGAAATGTGCTGGTCGATTGGAAGTCGAACCGGCGGCCCTATGGGGTTCTTGACAATCACCAGGTGGGGTTGTACGCCTGGGCAGTCAGTCGGTTAAGAGGTGTGGATCAGGTCGAGGGCAGTTTGTATTTCCTCCGGTACCAAAAAGAAAGCAAACATGTCTTTGACAGCCACGACATGGAGCGTTCGCGGCAATGGGCGATTGTATTGGCAGAGAAGATCGACGAAAAGCGTTTGATCCTCGACTTGGCACCGGAAAAAGCGGATGACCTTTTTCCGGCTACGCCTTCGGGGGCCTGCAGACACTGCCCGTTCGCTGCGGAGTGTTTTAAAAAGTTTGGATCGGCATACTTGCCGTCCTCATAAAATCGCCTTCCACCCGGCGTAAAACGGTGGCATGAATCCCGTGCCGTCGCGCCGGGATTCATGGGAGGGAGGAATATGAGCTTCACGATGGAAACTACGGAAACCATCGAAACCGTTGATCAGGCAATTCGGCTTGCGGATGAGATTGAGAGGGTAGAAGCCGCGCTGAAGTCCATGAAGCAAGAGCTAAAGCGTTTCGTGGACGAAAACGGCCCGGTAGAAACCCGAGATAGGGTTTGGGGCTACGTGACTTCCGTCTCTTGGGAATTCGAGGCGGATGGCCTTAAGAGAATGGCTCAAGAGATCGCCTTGGAAGGGATGAATCCGTGGGAGTTGTTGACTCTCTCTGCCGTTAGCTTGAAGAAGTTGGGCTGGGGAGAGGACGTGCTGTCCCAATACGGACGTAAAAAAGAGACGCGGAGATTTGCGTCTCGCAAGAAATGATTACTTGGAGGGATGATGAAGAATGGAAAAATCATATGTGGTGTTTACTTATGAGGAACTAACAGGTCGGGTGCAGGACTTTGAAGTCTTCTTCGACAAGCAGGAAGCGGAGGAGGAACAGGCACGGCGGCAACAACTATTCGACGATGAGCGGCTGTTTTGTACAGCCCTCATGAAGGAGTTGGTGTAAATCGGCAAAGGAGATGGCGCACCATCAAAGTGAGGTGGCAAAAGTGAACCCTCGGAGGCGGTCACGTTGCGGCAAGTGCGGACCGCCGCAGGAGCCGATCCGATTTTGACGAAATGATCGAATGGACCAAGGTTCAGGATGCTTACACAGAGCAGGCATTCTCCCCGAAGTGCCATGGGAGGAGAAATTCATCCTGAGCCAAGCCGGATGAACAGAAACCCATCGGAGATTTTTCCGATGGGTTTGTTTTTGTGCGCCCGGCATGGGCGCTCTCTATAGGGTGAAAGTCCCGAACGGCGAAGGTAGCAGTAGCCGTTAGCTCAAGGCAAGGGTGCCCGTGGCGACGCGGGATCTGAAGGAAGCCGGCGGCAAACCTCCGACCCGACGAACAGGAACCCCATAGGAGGCTGTCCTTGCTTGGATGAGTCTGCGAAACAAGACAAAGTCCTTGCTGCCGAAGGGCAGGGGCAGTAAATGGGGCGGGTGGATGGAGGGAAAGAGAGCGTCCTTACCCGGGGAGGCCTGTCATGGACCGAGTGACTCGGTAACCCCCGCCGGGAGGCGGGGCTGGCATGGCAGGAGTCAGCAGAGGCCATAGTACGCGGGTGGTGCACCACCTGCGGAAGGGCCGAACGTCAAGACAAGGGAGGGAACCGAATGAGCTCGACGGGCAAGCGGAGACAGCAGAAAACCCCGGATGGGGCCTGTCTTCCGGAGGAAGCGGTGAATCCGCGGGGGACGGAAGAAGGGCCGAGTTTGCCTGCGGCGCGAAACGGAACTCCCTCCCCGGAGGCCACAGCATACCCCTTGCTGGAGAAGATGTTGGAGAGAGACAACATGATCCGGGCATACAAGCGAGTGGTGGCAAACGGAGGGGCTCCCGGGGTCGACGGAGTGGACGTGAAAAACCTCAAGTCCCACCTGGCGAACCACTGGGAGGCGATCAAGCAGGAACTCCGGAACGGGACCTACCGGCCCGCGCCCGTGAAAAGGCGAGACATCCCAAAGCCCGGAGGCGGGACACGGATGCTGGGGATCCCGACCACCACCGACCGGCTGATCCAGCAGGCGCTGCTCCAGGTATTGACCCCGATCTTCGACCCGGGATTTTCGGAGCACAGCTACGGGTTCCGGCCGGGGAGAAGGGCACACGACGCCGTCAGGAAAGCGAGGCAAACCATGGAAGAAGGCTACCGGGTCGTGGTGGACATCGATCTGGAGAAATTCTTCGACCGGGTCAACCACGACATCCTCATGGCCCGGGTGGCCCGGAAAGTGAAGGACAAGCGGGTCCTTCGCCTGATCCGTTCCTACCTGGAAGCGGGCATGATGGAAAACGGCGTACGGGTCGCCACGGGAGAAGGCACGCCGCAAGGCGGCCCGTTGAGTCCGCTTTTGGCCAACATTCTCCTGGATGACCTGGACAGGGAGCTGGAGAAACGGGGCTTGAGGTTCGTCCGTTATGCGGATGATTGTAACATCTACGTCAAGAGCTTCCGGGCCGGACAGCGTGTGATGGAGAGCATCACCCGCTTCCTGGAACAGAAGCTCAAGCTTCGGGTGAACCGGAAGAAAAGCGCCGTGGATCGCCCGTGGAGGCGGAAGTTTCTCGGATTCAGCTTCTACCAGGGGAAGAATGGAACGGGAATTCGGCTGGCACCGGAAACCGTCCGCCGAGTGAAGGATCAAATCCGGAGACGGACGAAACGGAACCGGTCGCAGCCGATGGCGGAGCGGATCGAGAAACTCAACCAGTACCTGAAAGGATGGGTGGGCTACTTTGCCTTGGCGGACGCCCGAAACATTCTGAGGCAACTGGACGAGTGGATTCGCCGCCGACTCCGGGCCTGCCTGTGGACGCAGTGGAAGCGGGTCCGCACCCGGATTCGGGAACTGCGGTCATTGGGATTGCCCGATGCAGCCGTCTTCACGATTGCCAACACGAGAAAAGGCCCATGGCGGGCCTCTCTCTTCCTGAACAGCGCACTGAACAAAGCTTATTGGTCGGATCAAAATTTGGTCAGCCTGGAGCAAAGGTATCTGTCCATCCGCAAGTCATGACGAACCGCCGTATACCGAACGGTACGTACGGTGGTGTGAGGGGACGGCGGGGAGACCCCGCCTCCTACTCGATTCTTGTTGAAACTGCCTTGATCTGCTATAATTATCTTATAATACGTTCTTTTGTTTTTCGGCCATCGTATCACCCATTTGCAGGTGAAAGCTTGGCAGGAATGTATTGCCCTTGCACCTCCACATCACATCGGTGATGATCAGGAGGAAACCGGGTCGGCGG is drawn from Planifilum fimeticola and contains these coding sequences:
- a CDS encoding RecT family recombinase, whose translation is MKKVLSFSQEQKSLIWKRFVQPEGGTEDEAKHFIEVCEMFGLNPLLNDIVFQRYETRQGPRTNFITTRDGLIRIASMHPDYVGAPVSNVVREGDEFEFLPSEGNVKHKFGKKRGGIIGAYAILKHRRFHPVSVFVDFEEYFKANARSQGGPSPIWDKMPSAMIQKVAEVFVLRRQFPLGGLYTVEEMGLDDIGNGDRGIESITPMPSQSVFQPENEREKMETKREYDKPSSKDSKQKKQQEEAETETEEEQATLSDETSSVTSNEQSRKYVLVKRESGISPSGIPFTKVQVKDASNDETLLVLAKGEEGVQLAEQIPEDQPFHMEVREENGFKFLESVNGHKAIAGVA
- the ssb gene encoding single-stranded DNA-binding protein, coding for MMNRVTLVGRLTNDPELRYTPNGVGVCTFTLAVNRPFTNQNGDREADFIRVVVWRKAAESTAEYLKKGNLAGVDGRLQTRSYEKNGQRFFITEVVASSVQFLEPKGSRNRSQQQSKSNQRDPFADEGEPIEIPDSDLPF
- a CDS encoding RecB family exonuclease, whose translation is MIYSFSRLSLYETCPLRFRLKYIEGREEPVTKALALGKAVHKGIERVISGDRHEEAVLKGWAEADFHPEVSFDEISELVEKAPICPHMGETEVYFRLPLSDSPTAPEIQGYIDLVSGNVLVDWKSNRRPYGVLDNHQVGLYAWAVSRLRGVDQVEGSLYFLRYQKESKHVFDSHDMERSRQWAIVLAEKIDEKRLILDLAPEKADDLFPATPSGACRHCPFAAECFKKFGSAYLPSS
- the ltrA gene encoding group II intron reverse transcriptase/maturase, translating into MSSTGKRRQQKTPDGACLPEEAVNPRGTEEGPSLPAARNGTPSPEATAYPLLEKMLERDNMIRAYKRVVANGGAPGVDGVDVKNLKSHLANHWEAIKQELRNGTYRPAPVKRRDIPKPGGGTRMLGIPTTTDRLIQQALLQVLTPIFDPGFSEHSYGFRPGRRAHDAVRKARQTMEEGYRVVVDIDLEKFFDRVNHDILMARVARKVKDKRVLRLIRSYLEAGMMENGVRVATGEGTPQGGPLSPLLANILLDDLDRELEKRGLRFVRYADDCNIYVKSFRAGQRVMESITRFLEQKLKLRVNRKKSAVDRPWRRKFLGFSFYQGKNGTGIRLAPETVRRVKDQIRRRTKRNRSQPMAERIEKLNQYLKGWVGYFALADARNILRQLDEWIRRRLRACLWTQWKRVRTRIRELRSLGLPDAAVFTIANTRKGPWRASLFLNSALNKAYWSDQNLVSLEQRYLSIRKS